A region of Deinococcus rubellus DNA encodes the following proteins:
- a CDS encoding GNAT family N-acetyltransferase has translation MKVQPMALPSAPLLHDLYRATPGYFALLGCPVPSLQEVTRDIETALYDPRRRLELLYQGEELVGSLDYKLDYPQAGDVTINLLMIRGDAQSRGLGRQVVRDLEKRLPHSERLLASVLGDNKRAVKFWERLGFAFATDARPVMTWYAKPLHRQARPDQPLPVASGK, from the coding sequence TTGAAGGTTCAACCGATGGCGCTGCCGAGCGCACCACTCCTCCACGACCTGTACCGGGCCACCCCCGGCTATTTCGCCCTGCTGGGCTGTCCGGTGCCGTCACTGCAGGAAGTCACCCGCGACATCGAGACGGCGCTCTACGATCCGCGCCGCCGCCTGGAACTGCTTTACCAGGGAGAAGAACTGGTGGGCAGCCTCGACTACAAGCTCGACTACCCGCAGGCGGGCGACGTGACCATCAACCTGCTGATGATCCGGGGTGACGCGCAGTCGCGCGGCCTGGGGCGGCAGGTGGTGCGCGACCTGGAGAAGCGCCTACCGCACAGCGAGCGGCTGCTGGCCAGTGTGCTGGGCGACAACAAGCGGGCCGTGAAGTTCTGGGAGCGCCTGGGCTTCGCCTTCGCCACCGACGCCCGCCCGGTCATGACCTGGTACGCCAAGCCGCTGCACAGGCAGGCGCGGCCAGACCAGCCGCTGCCTGTGGCGTCCGGCAAGTAA
- a CDS encoding tRNA dihydrouridine synthase, which translates to MTAPLADIPTPDPSDQRGFYARRLAGRTPEHPGAVLAPMAGYSDAPMRQLSAEAGALWTVSEMISSRGLVLGNEDEDLIIGKPYPGEQGRVVQLFGADPGILAEASQRVAGWFNPAAIDLNMGCPVPKVRGKGGACLLQTPEVAYELISAMRAAVPLDVSAKIRLGFDTNRAVEVAQGLEAAGVSLITVHGRTSKQRYAGEADWDAIAEVAGSVGVPVIGSGDVLSAAQARERLRTGVAAVMIGRGAVGQPWVFTELSDPAFRPPDAAWRAATALRHTRLNAQWYGEWRGIKQMRKVLPRYLAGTALMEGELRDALVRLETLPEAEALLTPLTDQLLTDRPLADRRVASRPGAGEYALITP; encoded by the coding sequence ATGACGGCCCCGCTTGCAGACATACCGACCCCAGATCCCTCCGACCAGCGCGGCTTTTATGCCCGCCGCCTCGCCGGGCGCACCCCCGAGCATCCCGGCGCGGTGCTGGCCCCGATGGCCGGGTACAGTGACGCCCCGATGCGCCAGCTTTCCGCTGAGGCCGGGGCGTTGTGGACCGTGTCCGAGATGATCAGTTCGCGCGGCCTGGTGCTGGGCAACGAGGACGAGGACCTGATCATCGGTAAGCCCTACCCCGGCGAGCAGGGCCGGGTGGTGCAGCTCTTCGGGGCCGACCCCGGCATTCTGGCCGAGGCGTCGCAGCGGGTGGCTGGGTGGTTTAACCCCGCTGCGATTGACCTCAACATGGGCTGCCCGGTCCCCAAGGTGCGCGGTAAGGGCGGAGCCTGCCTGCTGCAAACGCCGGAAGTCGCCTACGAACTGATCTCGGCCATGCGCGCCGCCGTGCCGCTGGACGTGAGCGCCAAGATCCGGCTGGGCTTCGACACCAACCGCGCCGTGGAGGTCGCGCAGGGCCTGGAAGCAGCGGGGGTCAGCCTGATCACCGTGCACGGCCGCACCTCCAAACAACGCTACGCCGGCGAGGCCGACTGGGACGCCATCGCCGAGGTTGCGGGCAGTGTCGGGGTGCCGGTGATCGGCAGCGGCGACGTGCTCAGTGCGGCTCAGGCCCGAGAGCGCCTTCGGACCGGGGTGGCCGCCGTGATGATCGGGCGCGGCGCGGTGGGGCAGCCCTGGGTGTTTACCGAACTCAGTGACCCCGCTTTCCGGCCCCCCGACGCGGCCTGGCGGGCGGCCACGGCGCTGCGCCACACCCGGCTCAACGCCCAGTGGTACGGCGAGTGGCGCGGCATCAAGCAGATGCGTAAGGTGCTGCCACGCTACCTGGCAGGCACCGCGCTGATGGAAGGCGAATTGCGCGACGCCCTGGTGCGCCTGGAAACCTTGCCCGAGGCGGAGGCGCTGCTGACTCCTCTGACTGACCAGCTTCTCACTGACCGGCCTCTGGCTGACCGTAGGGTCGCCTCACGGCCCGGCGCGGGCGAGTATGCTCTAATTACTCCATGA
- a CDS encoding histidine phosphatase family protein, with the protein MSGPQLQTIQPRTTQSQAATLLLIRHGRTAHNRAGKIQGRSEVPLDEESQAQARQLADHLADQFRSGQLARPPSQIWASDLTRAQQTAGAVAGALGTAVVTDARLREQSFGDYKGRLLSELLAENSVFEQAWTQDFGALHPPGGESFAETTARTMAWFGDARPRRGGELVIAVSHGLTLSALLCALSGLSPREAMRRGLFRHGNTAYTIVSLDPETGQMREYSAVQAGHLTASPPQ; encoded by the coding sequence GTGAGCGGACCCCAGCTCCAGACCATTCAGCCTCGGACCACCCAGAGCCAGGCGGCCACCCTGCTGCTGATCCGGCATGGCCGCACCGCCCACAACCGAGCCGGGAAAATTCAGGGCCGCTCGGAGGTGCCGCTTGATGAGGAAAGCCAGGCACAGGCGCGGCAACTGGCCGACCACCTCGCTGATCAGTTTCGGAGCGGGCAGCTGGCCCGCCCTCCCAGCCAGATCTGGGCCAGCGATCTGACGCGCGCCCAGCAGACGGCAGGCGCGGTGGCCGGGGCGCTCGGCACAGCGGTGGTGACCGATGCCCGGCTGCGTGAGCAGTCGTTCGGCGACTACAAGGGCCGCCTCCTGAGCGAGTTGCTGGCCGAGAATTCTGTATTCGAGCAGGCCTGGACCCAGGATTTCGGCGCACTGCACCCGCCCGGCGGCGAGAGCTTTGCCGAGACAACGGCGCGGACCATGGCCTGGTTCGGGGACGCCCGGCCCCGGCGCGGCGGCGAGCTGGTCATCGCGGTGTCGCACGGCCTGACCCTCAGCGCCCTGCTGTGCGCCCTCAGCGGTCTTTCGCCGCGCGAGGCAATGCGGCGCGGGCTGTTTCGTCACGGCAACACGGCCTACACCATAGTGTCGCTCGACCCCGAGACCGGACAGATGAGGGAATACAGCGCCGTGCAAGCCGGGCACCTGACGGCCAGCCCTCCCCAGTGA
- a CDS encoding beta-N-acetylhexosaminidase — protein MERQSVSWNRSRQAVLLTALLLSPALAAPAALTAAPLTAVPDALAAVPGKVLIPAPQKVEFPAGTLPLTGLGLKLIGNAPELGWAARDLKAEWQTRLEVQLPDGGTVPIIIGTRADPDLAARAKAAGLYTEQPEGYALWVDKSGAYIVGADPQGAYHGAQTLRQLLTPAGLRFARIQDFPGLKQRVAMIYLDSYSKGVNDRLIPMLAELKYNAVLIMSDYVQWDVAKAGGWASAGGASKAEAARVADLARSYGLEPIPLIETLGHVAWMFQGGKNLDLVQDPQSQNPYAYDTLNPDTYSRVVFPVLKEAVDTFKPKQIHIGHDEVRNRDRFPARDNGKAAGFEKLFVDDTVKLHDYLKSLNVGTMIWHDAAFADAVAASLPAQLPRDLTVASWNYSPAPDYPILSTIKSAGFKALGASWGDPLNTENYALAAQKRGADGMIQTRWTGYFGNPSLWDGQADQGVNYVRGGNSFWNPGARPLAEVDPTLAETTYRDLYAPTPYAQHAGQLVDLSKLVTRRLSDPDEQGWIHKGPDIDLSKLPTGNVKIGVYRFLISGAVMLKGSRGAASDLPSQATVELNQKADRLAFLHTTGWTTPKIRDSVGRYEILYADGSKVVQPLDYGRQIRAWTELTPSSMVQAPGWRGKTADGLDVNLGVLDWVNPKPGQVIKSVTLISEGKEANPTLIGLTLIGGKF, from the coding sequence GTGGAACGCCAGTCTGTGAGCTGGAACAGGAGCAGGCAAGCCGTTCTCCTCACCGCCCTGCTGCTCTCCCCCGCCCTGGCCGCGCCCGCCGCGCTGACCGCAGCACCCCTGACTGCCGTGCCGGACGCGCTGGCCGCCGTGCCGGGCAAGGTGCTGATTCCGGCCCCGCAAAAGGTTGAGTTTCCCGCCGGAACATTGCCGCTGACAGGGCTGGGCCTCAAGCTCATCGGAAACGCCCCAGAACTCGGCTGGGCCGCCCGCGATTTGAAAGCCGAGTGGCAGACCCGGCTGGAAGTGCAGCTCCCAGACGGCGGAACGGTCCCTATTATCATCGGCACGCGGGCCGATCCCGATCTGGCGGCCAGGGCTAAGGCGGCGGGCCTCTACACCGAGCAGCCGGAAGGCTACGCCCTGTGGGTAGACAAAAGCGGCGCGTACATCGTCGGGGCCGATCCACAGGGCGCTTACCACGGCGCTCAGACGCTGCGGCAACTGCTGACGCCTGCGGGCCTGCGCTTTGCCCGCATTCAGGATTTTCCGGGCCTGAAACAGCGCGTGGCGATGATTTACCTCGACTCGTACAGCAAGGGCGTCAATGACCGGCTGATCCCGATGCTGGCCGAGCTGAAATACAACGCCGTGCTGATCATGAGCGATTACGTGCAGTGGGACGTGGCCAAGGCGGGCGGCTGGGCCTCGGCGGGCGGGGCGAGCAAGGCCGAGGCGGCGCGGGTGGCCGATCTGGCACGCAGCTACGGTCTGGAGCCGATTCCGCTGATCGAAACACTGGGCCACGTCGCCTGGATGTTTCAGGGCGGCAAGAATCTCGATCTGGTGCAGGACCCCCAGTCGCAGAACCCTTACGCCTACGACACGCTCAACCCCGACACCTACAGCCGGGTGGTGTTTCCGGTACTGAAGGAAGCGGTGGACACCTTCAAGCCGAAGCAGATTCACATCGGCCACGACGAGGTCCGCAACCGCGACCGCTTTCCGGCGCGCGACAACGGCAAGGCCGCCGGGTTCGAGAAACTGTTCGTGGACGACACGGTGAAGCTGCATGATTACCTCAAGTCGCTGAACGTGGGCACGATGATCTGGCACGACGCGGCGTTTGCCGACGCGGTGGCCGCCAGCCTGCCCGCCCAGCTTCCCAGAGACCTGACGGTGGCCTCGTGGAATTACAGCCCGGCTCCCGACTACCCCATTCTCAGCACCATCAAGAGCGCGGGCTTCAAGGCACTGGGCGCGAGCTGGGGCGATCCGCTCAACACCGAGAATTACGCGCTGGCGGCGCAGAAGCGGGGGGCCGACGGCATGATCCAGACGCGCTGGACCGGCTACTTCGGCAACCCCAGCCTCTGGGACGGTCAGGCCGACCAGGGGGTGAACTATGTGCGCGGCGGCAACAGCTTCTGGAATCCAGGGGCCAGACCGCTGGCCGAGGTCGACCCCACGCTGGCCGAAACCACCTACCGCGATCTCTACGCCCCGACGCCCTACGCCCAGCACGCCGGGCAACTGGTGGACCTGTCCAAGCTGGTCACGCGCCGCCTGAGCGACCCCGACGAGCAGGGCTGGATTCACAAGGGACCGGACATCGATTTGTCCAAACTGCCCACCGGCAACGTCAAGATCGGTGTGTACCGCTTTCTGATCAGCGGGGCGGTGATGCTGAAAGGCTCGCGTGGGGCGGCGTCCGACCTGCCGTCTCAGGCCACCGTCGAACTCAACCAGAAAGCGGACCGTCTGGCCTTCCTGCACACGACGGGCTGGACCACGCCCAAAATCCGCGACAGCGTGGGCCGCTACGAGATCCTCTACGCCGACGGCAGCAAGGTGGTGCAGCCGCTGGATTATGGCCGCCAGATTCGCGCCTGGACCGAGCTGACGCCCAGCAGCATGGTGCAGGCCCCCGGCTGGCGCGGCAAAACCGCCGACGGTCTGGACGTGAATCTGGGCGTGCTGGACTGGGTCAATCCCAAACCCGGTCAGGTCATCAAATCGGTCACGCTGATCAGTGAGGGTAAGGAAGCCAATCCGACCCTGATCGGGCTGACGCTGATCGGGGGAAAATTTTGA
- a CDS encoding carbohydrate ABC transporter permease encodes MTTSPSDFAQTAAQLKAQRKRRNRLHNIAAYSVLTVIALVMLYPFYWTLITSLEPTGNIYQAKLAPSGVSLKNYSAVLSGTTVPFWRMVLNSVVICTVGVLGSVTFAALAAYPLAKMRFPGRDLIFYAILALVVLPNESGLIVNYITTIKLGLLEQRGPVWDTITQYAAIVLPSIASIVGLFLIRQAYLGVPLELIEAARIDGAKELTIWRRIMLPLSMPTIAAFAILEFVALWNSFLWARILPLDPQMLPLSAGLLELSGTFATNSRATMAGAVLVIIPILIVFASLQRYFMKGIEGAVKG; translated from the coding sequence ATGACCACCTCCCCCAGCGACTTTGCCCAGACTGCCGCCCAGCTCAAAGCTCAGCGAAAACGTCGGAACCGGCTGCACAATATCGCCGCTTATAGCGTGCTGACCGTCATCGCGCTGGTCATGCTCTATCCCTTTTACTGGACGCTGATCACCAGCCTGGAACCCACCGGCAACATCTACCAGGCCAAGCTCGCGCCGAGCGGCGTCAGCTTGAAGAACTACAGCGCCGTGCTGAGCGGCACCACCGTGCCCTTCTGGCGAATGGTCCTCAACAGCGTCGTGATCTGCACGGTGGGCGTGCTGGGCAGCGTGACGTTCGCGGCGCTGGCGGCCTACCCGCTCGCCAAGATGCGCTTTCCGGGCCGTGATTTGATCTTTTACGCGATTCTGGCGCTGGTGGTGCTGCCCAACGAATCGGGCCTGATCGTCAACTACATCACCACCATCAAGCTCGGCCTGCTGGAGCAGCGCGGCCCGGTGTGGGACACCATCACCCAGTACGCGGCCATCGTGCTGCCCAGCATCGCCAGCATCGTGGGCCTGTTCCTGATCCGGCAGGCCTACCTGGGCGTGCCGCTGGAACTGATCGAGGCGGCCCGCATCGACGGCGCAAAGGAACTGACCATCTGGCGCAGAATCATGCTGCCGCTCTCGATGCCGACCATCGCGGCCTTCGCCATTCTGGAATTCGTGGCGCTGTGGAACAGCTTTCTGTGGGCGCGCATCCTGCCACTCGACCCGCAGATGCTGCCGCTCTCGGCGGGCCTGCTGGAACTGTCGGGTACCTTTGCCACCAACAGCCGGGCGACGATGGCCGGCGCGGTGCTGGTCATTATCCCGATTCTGATCGTGTTCGCCTCGCTGCAACGCTACTTCATGAAAGGGATCGAGGGCGCGGTGAAAGGGTGA
- the argB gene encoding acetylglutamate kinase: MIVKYGGNAMKSPELRRTVARELAALGREQPLVVVHGGGPVIERELALRGIKSEFVRGLRVTTPAAMQIIAMALGQLNKELSYEIGGALGLLGHDSRLLVAEPLGGELGRVGRIVSVNAELLRTLIGVNLTPVVGCVAVDAHGEALNVNADTAAGAVAGALGEGVIFLTDVDGVYRRFPDPASRLEQLSRAEAEAGMAEGWIAGGMLPKVRAALEALTRGATYATIASGMQAGVLRQAAAGEAGTRIVP; this comes from the coding sequence ATGATCGTCAAGTACGGCGGCAACGCCATGAAAAGTCCCGAACTGCGCCGGACGGTGGCGCGTGAACTGGCCGCCCTGGGCCGCGAGCAGCCGCTGGTGGTCGTCCACGGCGGCGGCCCGGTCATCGAGCGCGAGCTGGCCCTGCGCGGCATCAAGAGCGAGTTCGTGCGCGGCCTGCGCGTCACCACGCCCGCCGCCATGCAGATCATCGCAATGGCGCTGGGCCAGCTCAACAAGGAGCTGTCGTATGAGATCGGCGGCGCGCTGGGGCTGCTCGGCCACGACTCGCGGCTGCTGGTGGCCGAACCGCTGGGCGGCGAGCTGGGCCGGGTCGGCAGAATCGTCAGCGTGAACGCCGAACTGCTGCGGACCCTGATCGGTGTGAACCTGACGCCGGTGGTGGGCTGCGTGGCCGTAGACGCACACGGCGAGGCGCTCAACGTCAACGCCGACACTGCGGCAGGCGCGGTGGCCGGGGCGCTGGGCGAGGGCGTCATCTTCCTGACCGACGTGGACGGGGTATACCGCCGGTTTCCCGACCCCGCCTCCCGGCTGGAGCAGCTCAGCCGCGCCGAGGCCGAGGCGGGTATGGCCGAGGGCTGGATCGCGGGCGGAATGCTGCCCAAGGTGCGCGCCGCCCTGGAGGCCCTCACGCGCGGGGCAACCTACGCCACCATCGCCAGCGGCATGCAGGCGGGCGTATTGCGCCAGGCCGCAGCGGGCGAGGCCGGAACGCGGATCGTGCCGTGA
- a CDS encoding DinB family protein, producing MNVREYYTYLAAAREQLWNFLRALPEQDLNAALIDGDRFHNIKDLLLHVIDIEDHWVHVIARGDGLEASAFKHDWVRPQAEQYQLGWILDYGKAVQRRTQQFLETTPDLNEAIKLVQDDPASATVTLDQLMWYVMTHEVRHTAQIALLVRQLGHIPPWLDYLRFVRPQTPEIVLSDEGLGLDDE from the coding sequence ATGAATGTCCGCGAATATTACACCTACCTTGCTGCCGCCCGTGAGCAATTGTGGAATTTTCTGCGGGCCTTGCCTGAGCAGGATCTGAATGCCGCCCTGATCGACGGCGACCGTTTTCACAACATCAAAGACCTGCTGCTGCACGTCATCGATATCGAAGACCACTGGGTCCACGTCATCGCACGCGGCGACGGCCTGGAGGCCAGCGCCTTCAAGCACGACTGGGTCAGGCCGCAGGCCGAGCAGTACCAGCTCGGATGGATTCTGGATTACGGCAAGGCGGTGCAGCGGCGCACCCAGCAGTTTCTGGAGACCACCCCGGACCTGAACGAGGCCATCAAGCTGGTGCAGGACGACCCGGCCTCGGCCACCGTCACGCTCGACCAACTGATGTGGTATGTGATGACCCACGAGGTGCGCCACACGGCCCAGATCGCCCTGCTGGTTCGTCAGCTCGGGCACATTCCGCCCTGGCTCGACTACCTGCGCTTCGTACGGCCCCAGACGCCGGAAATCGTGCTCAGCGACGAAGGCCTGGGCCTCGACGACGAGTAA
- a CDS encoding carbohydrate ABC transporter permease yields MLAYSFMLPFLVLLILYHTWPVIFGTYLAFTKYNIISPPEFVGLANFRELIQDQQFWSGVVNSLKYILVVPVIQLLSIGVAMLVNRPLKGIGFFRTAFYVPVVTSFAVVGLIWTWMYQQSGPVNFVLMHLGLMQRDSSLLNNPGSALYAVMFVTLWKGVGYYMVLYLAGLQSIGRELEEAAVIDGATRWQVFVNITLPGLRPTILVCSLLSTISAVKVFEEIFVMTQGGPVGSTYTALFFTYAKAFQDFRYGYAAAAGIVVALISLIFGVINFRLTRGGRVDG; encoded by the coding sequence ATGCTGGCCTACAGCTTCATGCTGCCGTTTCTGGTACTGCTGATCCTCTACCACACCTGGCCAGTCATCTTCGGCACCTACCTGGCGTTTACCAAGTACAACATCATCAGTCCGCCGGAGTTCGTGGGCCTCGCCAATTTCCGCGAGCTCATCCAGGATCAGCAGTTCTGGAGCGGCGTCGTCAACAGCCTCAAATACATTCTGGTGGTGCCAGTCATTCAACTGCTGAGCATCGGCGTCGCCATGCTGGTCAACCGGCCCCTGAAAGGCATCGGCTTTTTTCGCACCGCCTTCTATGTGCCGGTGGTGACCAGCTTCGCGGTGGTTGGCCTGATCTGGACCTGGATGTACCAGCAGTCGGGGCCGGTCAATTTCGTGCTGATGCACCTGGGCCTGATGCAGCGCGACAGCAGCTTGCTCAACAACCCCGGCTCGGCCCTCTACGCGGTGATGTTCGTGACGCTGTGGAAGGGCGTCGGCTACTACATGGTGCTGTATCTGGCGGGCTTGCAGAGCATCGGGCGCGAACTGGAGGAAGCCGCCGTGATCGACGGGGCCACGCGCTGGCAGGTGTTCGTCAACATCACGCTGCCGGGGTTGCGGCCCACCATTCTGGTATGCAGCCTGCTGAGCACCATCAGCGCCGTCAAAGTGTTTGAGGAGATCTTCGTGATGACCCAGGGCGGGCCAGTGGGCAGCACCTACACGGCCCTGTTTTTCACGTATGCCAAGGCCTTTCAGGACTTCCGCTACGGCTACGCAGCGGCGGCGGGCATCGTGGTGGCACTCATCAGCTTGATATTTGGGGTCATCAACTTCCGGCTGACGCGCGGCGGACGGGTGGATGGATGA
- a CDS encoding ABC transporter substrate-binding protein, translating into MTKTLLMTAALLGISAASAQKTTLEFWTISLAPLFNDEMNRLAAAFEKANPNTDVKWVDVPATAIEQKLLAAVAAGRPPAVVNLSSDMAVKMVQQGALEAMTLSDTQKKLYFASPLSTFTFDNKVYGTPWYWAPKVVAYNTDIFKKAGLDPNKPPLTIQTMIAAAKQIKDKTGMYGFMPNINGTGLLSLFQEAGLPILSPDKAKAVFNSDKHIQLLQTYIDLYKKDYIPEDTLRRGYVGATELYSAGKLAMLITGPQFILRVANDNKAVYDLTKVAPYPINIAGNVIHTPLMGMVVPKGVKDKALAQQLALFLTNDANQLAFSKVTQTTFPSTVKASGDKYFKAGGPNATDQGRLVSSKELKKAKDLTLIYPDASKLNKVFKDNVEAAMLGQKTAKAALDDIVKAWNASL; encoded by the coding sequence ATGACCAAGACCTTGCTGATGACCGCCGCCCTGCTGGGCATCTCCGCCGCCAGTGCCCAGAAAACCACCCTGGAATTCTGGACGATCTCGCTCGCGCCGCTCTTCAACGACGAGATGAACCGCCTGGCCGCCGCCTTCGAGAAGGCCAACCCGAATACGGACGTCAAATGGGTGGACGTGCCCGCCACCGCCATCGAGCAGAAGTTGCTGGCCGCCGTCGCCGCTGGCCGCCCGCCCGCCGTGGTGAATCTCAGCAGCGACATGGCCGTCAAGATGGTGCAGCAGGGCGCGCTGGAAGCCATGACCCTCAGCGACACCCAGAAAAAGCTCTACTTCGCCTCGCCGCTCTCGACCTTCACCTTCGACAACAAGGTCTACGGCACGCCCTGGTACTGGGCACCCAAAGTCGTCGCCTACAACACAGACATCTTCAAGAAGGCTGGACTCGACCCCAACAAACCCCCCCTGACCATTCAGACCATGATCGCCGCCGCCAAGCAGATCAAGGACAAGACCGGGATGTACGGCTTCATGCCCAACATCAACGGCACCGGTCTGCTGTCTCTGTTTCAGGAAGCGGGCCTACCAATTCTGAGTCCTGACAAGGCCAAGGCCGTCTTCAATTCCGACAAACACATTCAGCTGCTGCAAACGTACATTGACCTTTACAAGAAAGACTACATTCCTGAAGATACCCTGCGCCGGGGCTATGTGGGGGCCACCGAACTCTACTCGGCGGGAAAGCTGGCCATGCTGATCACCGGGCCACAGTTTATTTTGCGGGTCGCCAACGACAACAAAGCGGTGTATGACCTCACCAAAGTCGCGCCGTATCCGATCAATATCGCTGGAAACGTCATTCACACGCCGCTGATGGGCATGGTGGTGCCCAAAGGCGTCAAAGATAAGGCGCTGGCGCAGCAACTGGCCCTCTTTCTGACCAACGACGCCAACCAGCTGGCCTTTTCCAAGGTCACCCAGACGACCTTTCCCTCGACGGTGAAGGCCAGCGGCGACAAGTACTTCAAGGCGGGCGGCCCCAACGCCACCGATCAGGGACGGCTGGTGAGCAGCAAGGAGCTGAAAAAAGCCAAGGACCTGACGCTGATTTACCCCGACGCCTCCAAGCTCAACAAGGTCTTCAAGGACAATGTCGAGGCAGCCATGCTGGGCCAGAAGACGGCCAAAGCGGCGCTCGACGACATCGTGAAGGCGTGGAACGCCAGTCTGTGA